The following coding sequences are from one Methanohalophilus halophilus window:
- a CDS encoding ATP synthase subunit B: MTKEYKTIVDIAGPLIFLEKTEPVGYGELVQINLPDGTTKRGQVLDTSADMVVVQVFEGTQGLNNESGVVFSGETIKLPVAKDLLGRILSGSGEPLDGGPRIIPEKRVDVNGASMNPYSRRPPEEFIQTGISTIDGTNTLVRGQKLPIFSGSGLPHNEIALQIARQAKVPGSEEEFAVVFAAMGITNEEAQSFMEDFEKTGALERATVFLNLADDPAVERIITPRMALTAAEYLAYEHDMHVLVILTDITNYCEALRQMGAAREEVPGRRGYPGYMYTDLASLYERAGVIKGNKGSVTQFSILTMPGDDITHPIPDLSGYITEGQIVVSRELHRKGIYPPINVLPSLSRLMNSGIGDGKTRDDHKAVSDQLYAGYAEGRDLRGLVAIVGKESLSERDQRILEFADLFEDRFVRQAKDEDRNIEDTLSTAWEILSELPEAQLTRIDNKYIDKYHPAHQNAE; encoded by the coding sequence ATGACCAAAGAATACAAAACCATTGTAGATATTGCAGGACCACTCATCTTCCTTGAAAAAACAGAGCCTGTAGGATATGGGGAACTTGTTCAGATTAATCTCCCTGATGGGACTACCAAGAGAGGTCAAGTCCTTGATACCTCCGCAGATATGGTTGTTGTACAGGTTTTCGAAGGAACTCAGGGTCTGAATAATGAATCCGGTGTAGTATTCAGTGGAGAAACCATCAAACTTCCTGTTGCAAAAGACCTTCTCGGTCGTATCCTTTCCGGTTCTGGAGAACCCCTTGACGGTGGTCCAAGAATCATCCCCGAAAAAAGGGTAGATGTGAATGGGGCTTCAATGAATCCCTATTCCAGGAGACCGCCTGAAGAATTCATCCAGACAGGAATATCAACTATTGATGGTACTAACACTCTTGTAAGAGGACAGAAACTTCCTATCTTCTCCGGATCAGGTCTGCCACACAATGAGATTGCTCTTCAGATTGCAAGACAGGCAAAAGTTCCAGGATCAGAGGAAGAGTTTGCGGTGGTATTTGCTGCAATGGGTATCACCAATGAGGAAGCCCAGTCATTCATGGAAGACTTTGAGAAGACAGGTGCTCTTGAAAGAGCGACAGTTTTCCTCAATCTTGCAGATGACCCTGCAGTCGAGCGTATTATTACCCCGAGGATGGCACTGACAGCAGCAGAGTATCTTGCATATGAACATGATATGCATGTACTTGTAATCCTGACAGATATCACAAATTACTGTGAAGCTCTCCGTCAGATGGGTGCAGCCCGTGAAGAAGTGCCCGGTAGACGTGGATATCCCGGTTACATGTACACTGACCTTGCATCCCTCTATGAACGTGCAGGTGTAATCAAAGGTAACAAGGGATCTGTAACCCAGTTTTCCATCCTGACTATGCCTGGTGACGATATTACCCACCCAATCCCTGATCTTTCCGGTTATATCACTGAAGGGCAGATTGTAGTATCCCGTGAACTTCACAGGAAGGGTATCTACCCACCTATTAATGTGCTACCATCCCTTTCTCGTCTGATGAACTCCGGTATCGGAGATGGTAAGACAAGAGATGATCATAAAGCAGTATCCGACCAGTTGTATGCCGGATATGCTGAAGGACGTGACCTTCGTGGACTGGTTGCAATTGTCGGTAAAGAATCCCTTTCCGAAAGAGACCAGAGAATCCTGGAATTTGCCGATCTTTTCGAAGACCGTTTTGTAAGACAGGCAAAAGATGAAGACAGGAACATCGAAGATACTCTGTCCACAGCATGGGAAATCCTTTCCGAGCTTCCGGAAGCACAGCTCACCAGGATAGACAATAAGTATATCGATAAATATCACCCTGCACATCAAAATGCAGAGTGA
- a CDS encoding V-type ATP synthase subunit D — translation MGTKDVKPTRSELIELKKKIKLSQSGHKLLKMKRDGLILEFFEILNKAKGVRNELDDAYNNATEKIGIAEAVEGRMVIKSTALALKDGPEISLESHNIMGVVVPKIEASSVHKPINKRGYGILGTSSYIDEAVDSYEILVDKIILAAEIETTMKRLLEDIEKTKRRVNALEFKVIPEMQEAMDFIRFRLDEMERENTFRLKRIKA, via the coding sequence ATGGGTACAAAGGATGTTAAACCAACTCGTTCCGAACTCATTGAACTGAAGAAAAAGATAAAACTGTCCCAGAGCGGCCACAAGCTGCTTAAAATGAAACGGGATGGTCTTATCCTGGAATTCTTTGAGATTTTGAACAAGGCCAAGGGTGTAAGGAACGAACTGGATGACGCCTATAACAATGCCACTGAAAAAATAGGGATCGCTGAGGCAGTCGAGGGCAGAATGGTAATAAAATCCACTGCTCTTGCTCTCAAAGATGGACCAGAAATAAGTCTTGAAAGCCACAACATTATGGGTGTGGTGGTCCCTAAGATCGAAGCATCCAGTGTGCATAAACCCATCAACAAAAGGGGATACGGTATTCTCGGGACAAGCTCCTACATCGATGAAGCTGTCGATTCATATGAGATCCTTGTTGACAAGATTATTCTTGCAGCAGAGATTGAGACCACTATGAAAAGGTTACTTGAAGACATCGAGAAAACAAAAAGACGTGTTAATGCCCTTGAATTCAAGGTAATTCCCGAAATGCAGGAAGCAATGGACTTCATCCGTTTCCGGCTGGATGAGATGGAACGTGAAAATACCTTCCGCTTAAAGAGGATTAAGGCATAA
- the kamA gene encoding lysine 2,3-aminomutase: MTQHTQAQKEIAKKIDSDTVIANWKDWRWQLKHSIGDIDTFETLLGIKFKAGEKDELKQTLEKFPLSITPYYLSLIDADDFRNDPIFLQAFPSPKELDIDEDDLEDPLSEDEDSPVEGITHRYPDRVLFHISNTCSMYCRHCTRKRKVGDVDSIPTRDAVSEGLEYIRNTPHVRDVLLSGGDPFMLPDAYLDWILTKLREIPHVEIIRIGTRMPVVLPYRVTDNLVEILKKHHPLWINTHFNHPREVTASSREALRKLADAGIPLGNQTVLLSGVNDCHRIMKRLVQKLVQNRVRPYYLYQCDLSEGLSHFRTPVGKGIEIMEHLIGHTSGFAVPTYVIDAPHGGGKIPVMPSYLISWSTNRVILRNYEGVITSYKEPDSYEPIYCDRKCEDCKLQLKLDDAAEYKSTGIAKLLADYDEVVSLVPEDTERMERRDVE; encoded by the coding sequence ATGACACAGCACACACAAGCACAAAAAGAAATAGCTAAAAAAATCGATTCTGATACTGTTATTGCCAACTGGAAGGACTGGAGATGGCAACTCAAGCATTCCATCGGGGATATTGATACATTTGAGACTTTACTCGGCATCAAATTCAAAGCCGGGGAAAAAGATGAACTCAAACAAACCCTGGAAAAATTCCCATTATCCATAACTCCCTACTACCTGTCCCTCATAGATGCCGATGATTTCAGGAATGATCCCATATTCCTGCAGGCCTTCCCTTCACCAAAGGAGCTGGACATCGATGAAGATGATCTTGAAGACCCTCTTTCCGAGGATGAGGACAGTCCTGTTGAGGGAATCACACACAGGTATCCGGACAGGGTACTGTTCCATATAAGTAACACCTGTTCGATGTACTGCAGGCATTGCACACGCAAGAGAAAGGTGGGAGATGTGGATTCCATTCCTACCAGGGATGCAGTCTCTGAAGGACTGGAATACATAAGGAACACCCCCCATGTACGGGATGTCCTGCTTTCAGGTGGAGATCCTTTTATGCTGCCTGATGCTTATCTGGACTGGATTCTGACAAAACTGAGGGAAATCCCCCATGTTGAGATTATTCGTATCGGTACAAGGATGCCTGTGGTGCTTCCTTACAGGGTAACTGATAATCTTGTAGAAATACTCAAAAAGCATCATCCTCTCTGGATCAATACCCACTTCAACCATCCACGTGAAGTAACAGCATCTTCCAGAGAAGCCCTGCGCAAACTTGCAGATGCAGGAATCCCCCTCGGAAACCAGACAGTGTTGCTTTCAGGAGTTAATGACTGTCACAGGATTATGAAAAGGCTTGTACAGAAACTTGTACAAAACCGTGTACGTCCTTATTACCTTTACCAGTGCGACCTTTCGGAAGGCCTGTCCCATTTCCGCACTCCTGTAGGGAAGGGTATAGAGATAATGGAACACCTCATCGGTCACACAAGCGGTTTTGCAGTTCCTACCTATGTTATCGATGCTCCCCACGGAGGAGGTAAGATACCTGTCATGCCTTCCTATCTTATATCCTGGTCCACCAACAGGGTGATTTTGCGTAACTATGAGGGTGTGATCACCTCTTATAAAGAACCGGATTCCTATGAGCCGATATACTGTGATCGTAAATGTGAAGATTGTAAACTCCAGCTCAAACTTGATGATGCAGCTGAATATAAATCTACAGGTATTGCAAAATTGCTTGCCGATTATGATGAAGTTGTAAGTCTTGTACCGGAAGATACCGAAAGAATGGAGAGAAGGGACGTTGAGTGA
- the ablB gene encoding putative beta-lysine N-acetyltransferase yields MSDIIEKIGNSLIQHGTYNNRIYLMKLDTGDLPDIIPEMDQLAEKHGYSKIFAKVPADSRAAFDAKGYVKEAGVPGYYSGKKDALFMCKYFSEHRQEDTQAEDDRIISTARGKAGDIMKPELPESFLIRICTEADVPAMAEIYAKVFPTYPFPIQDPAYLKETMEDNVVYFAVENEGDIVALSSSEIDFENWNAEMTDFATLPQFRGMGLSTYLLSKMETEMNKKGILTLYTIARAASYGMNTVFARLGYEFTGKLVQNTNISGNLENMNVWYKRL; encoded by the coding sequence TTGAGTGATATAATCGAAAAAATAGGCAACTCCCTGATCCAGCACGGTACGTACAACAATCGTATTTACCTTATGAAACTGGATACTGGCGATTTGCCGGATATTATACCTGAAATGGATCAGTTGGCAGAAAAGCATGGCTATAGCAAGATATTTGCAAAAGTCCCTGCAGATTCCAGAGCTGCCTTTGATGCAAAGGGCTATGTAAAGGAGGCGGGTGTTCCCGGTTATTATTCCGGCAAGAAAGATGCCCTGTTCATGTGTAAATATTTCTCAGAGCACAGACAGGAAGACACACAGGCCGAGGATGACCGGATCATCTCCACTGCCAGAGGTAAGGCAGGAGACATAATGAAACCTGAATTGCCCGAAAGTTTCCTTATACGGATATGTACGGAAGCGGATGTGCCTGCAATGGCAGAAATCTACGCCAAAGTGTTCCCTACATATCCTTTTCCTATCCAGGACCCGGCCTACCTGAAAGAGACCATGGAAGATAATGTTGTATATTTCGCAGTTGAAAATGAAGGTGACATAGTTGCTCTTTCCTCTTCAGAGATTGATTTTGAAAACTGGAATGCGGAAATGACCGACTTTGCTACACTTCCTCAGTTCAGGGGAATGGGTCTGTCCACTTACCTCCTCTCAAAAATGGAAACAGAAATGAATAAGAAAGGGATCCTTACCCTTTATACCATTGCCCGGGCCGCATCCTATGGTATGAATACTGTTTTTGCAAGGCTTGGGTATGAATTTACCGGAAAACTTGTTCAAAATACCAATATCTCTGGCAATCTTGAGAATATGAATGTATGGTACAAGCGCCTTTGA
- a CDS encoding FlaD/FlaE family flagellar protein, translating into MEGRDNPGNYKQASMDNETVFPWDDGPHHLEKTQPDESYITESPAGFVQKLTSIIGRLTRRRDFFQKMDNIKEGNQRSKTKDPGKKFSPAELQVSDDFDNEDFFDNTETYGKNQESSQSYAEEVISLQSNTEIAKINTQIENIYQAMQSLESEQNTLSSEKKQVQETFASQLDYNGSKINDLQDKIDTIELNVQSLQEERNEIRDSLQAIEQNMQTINSSHTNLQQLLEENREVAQSSMEYSNKIVQVFADDLDELKICGQKNENRMDTITDTLSLLMEDISLVNSLNQEEGSKVEEYRKESMQVIEEMKDFVDEELKKSGSSGYHTGNNGVMINNIAKNSTNIKLCMEWLEYLMELVGRNNLQEILAYYEELGWISEDVRLDLLRYAEGIDFYIEKTDWKISPDDHVRSIWFMEKLAGREIDRNKLSVVEKDIKKVKNGTEIYGL; encoded by the coding sequence ATGGAAGGCAGAGACAATCCAGGGAATTACAAACAAGCAAGTATGGATAATGAAACTGTATTTCCCTGGGATGATGGGCCCCACCATTTGGAAAAAACACAACCTGATGAAAGTTATATTACTGAAAGTCCTGCGGGTTTTGTCCAAAAGTTGACATCAATTATAGGTCGATTGACCCGCCGCAGGGATTTCTTCCAGAAGATGGATAATATTAAGGAAGGAAATCAAAGATCCAAAACAAAAGATCCTGGAAAAAAATTCTCCCCTGCAGAGTTACAGGTTTCAGATGATTTTGACAATGAAGATTTTTTCGATAATACAGAAACCTACGGGAAAAATCAGGAATCATCCCAGTCGTACGCTGAAGAAGTGATATCTCTTCAATCCAATACGGAAATTGCAAAAATAAATACTCAGATAGAGAACATCTATCAGGCCATGCAGAGTCTTGAGAGTGAACAAAATACATTATCTTCAGAAAAAAAGCAAGTTCAGGAAACTTTTGCCTCACAGCTTGATTATAACGGCTCCAAAATAAACGATCTTCAGGACAAGATCGACACTATTGAATTAAATGTTCAGTCCCTGCAGGAAGAAAGAAATGAAATTCGTGATTCACTGCAGGCTATAGAACAAAATATGCAAACAATTAATTCTTCACATACCAACCTTCAGCAATTACTGGAAGAAAACAGGGAAGTTGCTCAATCAAGCATGGAATATTCCAACAAAATTGTCCAGGTTTTTGCGGATGACCTCGATGAACTCAAGATTTGCGGCCAAAAAAATGAAAACAGGATGGATACAATTACAGATACCCTTTCCCTTCTTATGGAAGACATATCACTTGTGAACAGTCTGAATCAGGAAGAAGGCAGTAAGGTTGAAGAGTATCGGAAGGAAAGTATGCAGGTAATCGAGGAAATGAAAGATTTTGTTGATGAAGAACTCAAAAAATCAGGTTCTTCCGGTTACCATACTGGCAACAATGGTGTGATGATAAATAATATTGCCAAGAATTCTACTAACATAAAACTCTGTATGGAATGGCTTGAATATCTCATGGAACTTGTTGGAAGGAACAATTTACAGGAAATCCTGGCTTATTACGAAGAACTTGGATGGATAAGTGAGGATGTACGCCTGGATCTTTTGAGGTATGCTGAAGGAATTGATTTCTATATCGAAAAAACTGATTGGAAAATATCTCCCGATGATCATGTACGATCCATCTGGTTTATGGAAAAACTGGCAGGACGTGAAATAGACAGGAATAAACTTTCTGTTGTGGAAAAAGACATAAAGAAAGTCAAGAACGGCACAGAAATATACGGGTTATAA
- a CDS encoding DUF7287 family protein gives MKDESGQIAIDFLAGLALFLIALTFTVQFVPGLFSTISSSDEDLSIISYRTATILSEDPGWWDEKSGVPNSTGTDWEDHTDHVFRLGFAEDSSHQSRTTNKPNILNYSKIESTKGLNEDEIITMLGLFDNINGARIEYEYNISILQNGIPVRIGNQTATFGTQSPSRDNVFQTKRLVLVEKGEIANFSADDLKAFSSNDDMAILNITGTIEKNIIVQISGFNVTNNTSYMNSKLNGDLLIQDSQNYSAYIKKDGSNDFRPYTDPINPNDTLKLVYYQDIFNETHNQLGINFSEMNIAPGPPYIEYADYAKQHYEKAELVVKVWR, from the coding sequence ATGAAAGATGAATCTGGACAGATAGCAATTGATTTTTTAGCGGGACTAGCACTCTTCCTGATAGCACTTACTTTCACTGTACAGTTTGTACCCGGCCTATTTTCAACTATATCTTCCAGTGATGAAGATTTAAGTATAATTTCGTACAGAACTGCCACTATCCTTTCAGAGGACCCCGGCTGGTGGGATGAGAAATCCGGAGTTCCAAATAGTACTGGTACTGATTGGGAAGATCATACAGATCATGTGTTCAGATTGGGGTTTGCAGAAGATTCCAGTCATCAATCCAGAACAACAAACAAACCAAATATTTTGAACTATTCAAAAATAGAAAGTACAAAAGGTCTTAATGAAGATGAAATCATCACAATGCTAGGGCTTTTTGATAATATAAATGGAGCAAGAATTGAATATGAATATAATATTTCGATTCTCCAGAACGGCATACCTGTTCGTATAGGTAACCAAACGGCAACATTTGGCACTCAATCCCCTAGCAGAGATAATGTATTCCAGACCAAAAGACTGGTTCTTGTGGAAAAAGGAGAAATTGCAAATTTTAGTGCAGATGATTTAAAGGCATTCAGTTCCAATGACGATATGGCTATACTAAATATCACAGGTACGATTGAAAAGAATATTATAGTCCAGATTTCAGGTTTCAATGTGACAAACAACACATCTTATATGAATTCGAAATTAAATGGGGATTTACTTATACAAGATTCACAAAATTACAGTGCCTATATAAAAAAGGACGGTAGCAATGACTTTAGGCCCTATACAGACCCCATTAATCCCAACGACACACTTAAACTTGTATATTATCAGGATATTTTCAATGAAACTCACAACCAGTTGGGAATCAATTTTTCGGAGATGAATATTGCACCGGGTCCTCCATATATAGAATATGCAGATTATGCCAAACAACATTATGAAAAGGCTGAATTGGTTGTGAAAGTATGGAGATGA
- a CDS encoding DUF7288 family protein gives MEMNDKAQLQTIEGLAAALLITLTIMTVTQNSVLVTPQSEMQTEVQLQQIANDALNIVDSAPEGTFQTNLTESVAGLNLSQNANFNQPITEELDLLLSGKIIPDTVYNVDIAYVEGNNLKTKNVIMNGVPTENAVVGRRLVTLDNSTVTAAGGSWNINESSIRVVEVRLILWKV, from the coding sequence ATGGAGATGAATGATAAAGCCCAGCTCCAGACTATAGAGGGTCTTGCTGCCGCATTACTGATAACATTAACCATAATGACGGTGACACAGAACTCTGTACTTGTTACTCCACAATCTGAAATGCAAACAGAAGTGCAACTTCAGCAAATAGCAAATGATGCATTAAATATTGTTGATAGTGCCCCAGAAGGTACTTTCCAGACAAATCTTACAGAATCAGTTGCCGGGTTGAATCTAAGTCAAAATGCGAATTTCAACCAACCTATTACTGAAGAACTCGACTTGTTATTGAGTGGAAAAATCATTCCGGATACTGTGTACAACGTTGATATTGCATACGTTGAAGGAAATAACCTGAAAACAAAAAACGTCATAATGAATGGTGTGCCTACGGAAAATGCAGTTGTGGGAAGAAGACTTGTGACACTTGATAACAGTACCGTTACGGCAGCTGGAGGGAGCTGGAATATAAACGAATCCAGTATACGTGTTGTAGAAGTGAGGTTGATATTATGGAAGGTTTGA
- a CDS encoding DUF7261 family protein has protein sequence MEGLKNDTSGQWILLSGLAIAIALVTIAVLLNQANLNGYYSADTAIGFPKDDIRELKLQTHEVAGIAADIAYSENQTSNQSIDVGLSTVMDSYNEQVQVLYAAHGEFVDVEYMKYTRENNSTNNSIGQVWVNVTFLNADTSYSSKPEIIEVGP, from the coding sequence ATGGAAGGTTTGAAAAACGACACATCCGGTCAATGGATATTGTTATCTGGTCTTGCAATTGCAATCGCACTTGTAACCATTGCAGTCTTATTAAATCAGGCAAATCTTAACGGATACTATTCAGCAGACACTGCAATTGGTTTCCCTAAGGATGACATTCGTGAACTTAAATTACAAACTCACGAAGTCGCAGGTATAGCTGCAGATATTGCTTATAGCGAGAATCAGACTTCAAATCAGAGTATTGATGTCGGACTTTCAACTGTAATGGATAGTTATAATGAACAAGTGCAAGTACTATATGCTGCCCATGGGGAATTTGTGGATGTGGAATACATGAAATACACAAGGGAAAATAACTCTACAAACAATTCCATTGGGCAGGTGTGGGTCAATGTTACTTTCCTTAATGCCGACACTTCCTACTCATCAAAACCTGAAATTATTGAGGTGGGTCCATGA
- a CDS encoding DUF7266 family protein, with product MKSFLKNENAVSITMGYIIFSAIFISFFIIVQFGITDVIVDEPTEIVMEKNYADVGNKVATLVTEIYLIAPENGKIETSYSIPYRIAGESYLISAQPIKDDQIISVTSSTSEKEVNVTLAGISPVVGIYGTTMSNNETHGITYVSNE from the coding sequence ATGAAATCATTTCTGAAAAATGAGAATGCTGTTTCGATAACAATGGGATATATCATTTTTTCAGCTATTTTCATCTCATTTTTTATAATTGTCCAGTTTGGAATCACAGATGTCATCGTAGATGAGCCTACCGAAATTGTTATGGAAAAAAATTATGCGGATGTTGGAAATAAAGTCGCAACACTAGTTACTGAAATATATCTGATAGCTCCGGAAAACGGGAAAATAGAAACAAGTTATTCCATACCATACCGTATTGCTGGGGAATCTTATCTAATTAGTGCACAGCCTATAAAAGATGATCAAATTATCTCGGTAACTTCTTCTACCTCTGAAAAAGAGGTCAATGTAACCCTTGCGGGCATTTCACCTGTTGTTGGAATATATGGAACAACAATGAGCAACAATGAAACACATGGTATCACATATGTATCAAATGAATAA
- a CDS encoding DUF7289 family protein: MNNFMDDRAVSEVVGFILIFGIVVLSIGMIYTVGYPILSSNMEASVFESSEQSFVVLQSNMETVAFNELPVKTMKFKLYSSSLGLSNKSNITIDYPGIDSSPQAIGTVEYGKNDKRIVYENGAVFKYYPGQRVVLTSAPPIFTSKLDSENITTITVIRTSGNSFQSGSGVSTLKMSYNNSSLTTNSSVNNLTITINSEFASLWKEYLEENDFSISSSSPDQVVAHRNDTYLIYGEHLIDVDIN; encoded by the coding sequence ATGAATAATTTTATGGACGACAGGGCTGTCTCAGAAGTAGTGGGTTTTATCCTGATATTTGGGATAGTTGTACTTTCCATCGGTATGATTTATACAGTTGGTTATCCGATTTTAAGTTCAAATATGGAAGCCAGTGTATTTGAAAGTTCGGAGCAGAGTTTTGTTGTTTTACAGAGTAATATGGAAACAGTTGCCTTTAATGAATTGCCTGTAAAAACAATGAAATTCAAATTATATTCATCAAGCTTGGGTTTATCAAACAAATCAAATATAACCATAGATTATCCGGGGATAGACTCATCGCCCCAGGCCATTGGTACTGTGGAATACGGCAAAAATGATAAACGAATAGTCTATGAAAACGGCGCAGTCTTCAAATATTACCCCGGCCAGAGGGTGGTGCTTACTTCCGCTCCTCCGATATTCACTTCAAAACTTGATTCGGAAAATATTACCACGATCACAGTTATAAGGACTTCAGGAAATTCATTTCAATCCGGTAGCGGAGTATCCACTCTAAAAATGAGCTACAACAATAGTAGTCTTACAACGAACAGTTCTGTGAATAATTTAACAATTACCATAAACAGTGAATTTGCAAGTCTTTGGAAAGAATATCTGGAAGAAAATGATTTTTCCATATCTTCATCTTCACCAGATCAGGTAGTAGCTCATAGGAATGACACTTATCTGATATACGGCGAGCATCTTATTGATGTCGATATCAATTAA